A window of Panicum virgatum strain AP13 chromosome 8K, P.virgatum_v5, whole genome shotgun sequence contains these coding sequences:
- the LOC120645736 gene encoding uncharacterized protein LOC120645736, with amino-acid sequence MTARLLGKHEKQSLDHTVLDWLKEDGTLGATVLKNKLKETYKVDVTYRKVYLGKQLAMDKIYGPWNKSFDNLYRFKAQIEESSPGSFVVIDHHTIDNKIRFRGQLCIAYAVDGHNWMYPVAVGVIDFETNENWVWFMQRLKEALGSPVGLTFSTDCGQAVMNGVSEENHKKLWTRSQFSTLSKVDYITNNLAESFNNWVKDHKSKNLDDLMDTIRQWILIKLNQRKRIVQQFQGKILPHIVQKLREDSYNLDIEVITSSPDGIGELCAKERSASSYRFVVNLIERTCTCRAWQGSGIPCKHAIVYITSIPGAILDDYVHEYYSIDKFKAAYQGSVPSIPNKSCWPKATYGFFMHPPLLKSTAGRHKNRMKLAMEGGSGGSGSKGTGKRRHKCPICKELGHHWYKCNNENPEDIAAMKHER; translated from the exons ATGACGGCCAGGCTACTTGGAAAGCACGAGAAGCAATCTCTGGACCACACAG TGCTTGATTGGCTCAAGGAAGATGGAACTCTGGGAGCCACAGTTCTGAAAAACAAGCTCAAGGAAACTTACAAAGTTGATGTGACCTACAGAAAAGTTTATCTAGGTAAACAACTTGCTATGGACAAAATTTATGGTCCTTGGAATAAAAGTTTTGACAATCTTTATAGATTTAAGGCTCAGATAGAGGAAAGCAGTCCAGGATCCTTTGTTGTGATTGATCACCACACCATTGACAACAAGATAAG gttcAGGGGGCAGTTGTGCATAGCTTATGCAGTTGATGGCCATAACTGGATGTACCCAGTAGCTGTCGGTGTTATTGACTTTGAAACAAATGAGAATTGGGTGTGGTTCATGCAAAGGTTGAAGGAAGCTCTAGGCAGCCCGGTTGGCCTTACATTCAGCACTGATTGTGGGCAGGCAGTGATGAATGGAGTTAGTGAG GAAAACCATAAGAAATTATGGACCAGGAGCCAATTCTCCACATTGTCAAAGGTGGATTATATTACAAATAACTTGGCTGAGTCCTTCAACAATTGG GTAAAGGATCATAAGAGCAAGAACCTGGATGACCTGATGGATACCATTAGACAGTGGATCTTGATTAAATTGAATCAAAGGAAACGAATTGTCCAGCAGTTTCAAGGCAAGATTCTGCCTCATATAGTTCAAAAGTTGAGGGAAGACAGCTATAACCTTGACATTGAAGTTATCACAAGCTCACCTGATGGTATTGGAGAACTTTGTGCTAAGGAGCGTTCTGCCAGCAGCTATAGGTTTGTAGTCAACTTAATTGAGAGGACTTGCACCTGCAGGGCTTGGCAAGGGTCAGGAATACCCTGCAAACATGCTATTGTATACATCACATCAATTCCTGGTGCTATCTTAGACGACTATGTGCATGAGTACTACTCAATTGACAAATTCAAAGCTGCATATCAAGGTTCTGTCCCTAGTATTCCTAACAAGTCCTGCTGGCCCAAAGCCACATATGGTTTCTTCATGCATCCTCCATTGCTCAAGTCAACTGCAGGAAGGCACAAGAACAGGATGAAATTAGCTATGGAGGGAGGTAGTGGAGGTAGTGGTAGCAAAGGGACTGGCAAGAGGAGACATAAGTGCCCAATATGCAAAGAGTTAGGGCACCACTGGTACAAATGTAACAATGAGAATCCAGAAGATATAGCTGCAATGAAGCATGAGAGGTAA